A region from the Silene latifolia isolate original U9 population chromosome 7, ASM4854445v1, whole genome shotgun sequence genome encodes:
- the LOC141590284 gene encoding uncharacterized protein LOC141590284, giving the protein MIAYLKIAKELKQNFKTCKLKRFPWIECGSGRLSNSGATFKPTELSSIPIAHMLEPSIQKADEIDKGELDDHRDEVGVQTATEVGEGSQPADQPSDQPSTQADDWDWRTPYLDWLRHNKLPDDKKEARAFRIKASRFILVDDILFRKSLAGPYLRCLDKEEAQTVLHAL; this is encoded by the coding sequence ATGATTGCatacttaaaaatagcaaaagagCTAAAACAGAATTTCAAAACTTGCAAGCTCAAGCGATTCCCGTGGATCGAATGTGGAAGCGGGCGCCTTAGCAACTCGGGGGCAACGTTCAAGCCAacagaactatccagcattcCTATCGCACATATGCTAGAACCTTCTATCCAGAAAGCAGATGAAATAGACAAAGGAGAACTGGATGATCATCGGGACGAAGTGGGAGTTCAGACAGCTACGGAAGTCGGGGAAGGCTCTCAGCCAGCCGACCAGCCGTCTGACCAACCATCTACACAGGCAGACGACTGGGATTGGCGCACaccctacctagactggctgcgtcataaTAAGCTGCCAGATGATAAGAAGGAAGCGAGGGCTTTCAGAATAAAAGCCTCAAGGTTTATACTTGTTGACGATATACTATTCAGGAAGTCACTGGCAGGTCCCTACTTACGGTGTCTGGATAAGGAGGAGgcgcagactgtgttacatgctctctag